One window from the genome of Oceanispirochaeta sp. M1 encodes:
- a CDS encoding HipA domain-containing protein, which produces MNEICYICGKPCSKEENNYHRACSKKMFGTPVPPSIPFSINDLKKLATQFISQKTSMTGVQKKLSLSINRESKENKLTFVGLWGDYILKPQVEHYRQLPENEFLTMCLADLYQIRTVPHALLPLASGELAYITKRIDRSNSNKVHMEDMAQLLQKMTEDKYRASVEQIGKIILKHCENRVLDALHFYELVS; this is translated from the coding sequence ATGAATGAGATTTGCTATATTTGCGGGAAACCCTGCAGCAAAGAAGAAAATAATTACCATCGGGCCTGTTCAAAGAAGATGTTCGGGACCCCTGTACCTCCTTCCATCCCCTTCTCAATTAATGACTTAAAAAAACTGGCTACCCAGTTTATCAGTCAAAAGACAAGCATGACGGGAGTACAGAAAAAACTATCCCTCAGCATAAACAGAGAATCGAAGGAGAACAAACTTACCTTTGTTGGATTATGGGGAGACTATATACTGAAACCTCAGGTAGAACATTATAGACAGCTTCCTGAAAATGAGTTTTTAACAATGTGTTTAGCAGATTTGTATCAAATCCGAACGGTTCCTCACGCACTGCTGCCTCTTGCTTCAGGAGAACTGGCCTATATTACTAAAAGAATCGACCGAAGCAATTCTAATAAGGTCCATATGGAAGATATGGCTCAGCTTTTGCAAAAAATGACAGAAGATAAGTACAGAGCTTCGGTGGAACAGATTGGGAAAATCATTCTAAAACATTGTGAAAATAGAGTCCTTGATGCCCTTCACTTTTACGAGCTAGTGTCATGA
- a CDS encoding HipA N-terminal domain-containing protein encodes MREAEVLFMDIPAGILTEDDDGYHFTYYKSYLERDKSKGISLTLPLQKETFYGSALFPFFDGLIPEGWLLKIAEANWKLDQRDRMGLLLQCCRDCIGAVSIHGETGNE; translated from the coding sequence ATGAGAGAGGCTGAGGTCTTATTTATGGATATTCCAGCGGGTATTCTAACAGAAGATGATGATGGATATCATTTTACATATTACAAATCTTACCTTGAAAGGGATAAAAGCAAAGGAATAAGCTTAACTCTCCCTCTACAGAAGGAAACCTTTTACGGATCTGCCCTTTTCCCATTTTTCGACGGACTTATTCCCGAAGGCTGGTTATTGAAGATTGCCGAAGCCAACTGGAAACTTGACCAGAGAGATAGGATGGGTCTTCTACTTCAGTGTTGCAGGGACTGTATTGGCGCTGTCTCTATACATGGGGAGACCGGGAATGAATGA
- a CDS encoding helix-turn-helix transcriptional regulator produces MTEELIRIVKDKRSELKLTQKELADHAGVGLRFIREMEQGKESLRLDKVNQVLSLFGMKMVPARDEYERG; encoded by the coding sequence ATGACTGAAGAACTAATCCGGATTGTTAAAGATAAGAGATCTGAACTGAAACTGACTCAGAAAGAACTGGCAGACCATGCCGGTGTGGGGTTGAGATTTATCAGGGAGATGGAACAGGGTAAGGAGAGTCTCAGGCTTGATAAGGTTAATCAGGTTTTATCTCTTTTCGGAATGAAAATGGTACCTGCAAGGGATGAGTATGAGAGAGGCTGA
- a CDS encoding SEC-C metal-binding domain-containing protein, with product MENTQNTPDIAKGEPFVFRLERSKYKDNLYVCVPGNVCDNPSCSCQDLGMAIYNYPGEGQPLSSAPVYTFVIDLASRSIQTDYQSNPESLDFAGSFLDHSASDHWDLYNQAFNYLKEEAIRQKKVLKGTSESVAGQIIDLSRDKTGRNDPCPCGSGKKYKNCCG from the coding sequence ATGGAAAATACACAAAACACCCCGGATATTGCCAAAGGAGAACCCTTCGTTTTTCGCCTGGAGCGCTCTAAATATAAGGACAATCTCTATGTCTGTGTACCGGGTAATGTATGCGATAATCCCAGCTGCAGTTGTCAGGATCTGGGCATGGCCATATATAATTATCCCGGAGAAGGGCAGCCACTTTCATCGGCCCCGGTCTATACCTTTGTAATTGATCTGGCCTCCCGCAGTATTCAAACCGATTATCAAAGCAATCCCGAAAGTCTGGACTTTGCCGGTTCCTTTCTGGACCATAGCGCATCTGATCATTGGGATCTCTACAATCAGGCCTTTAATTACCTGAAAGAGGAAGCCATACGGCAGAAAAAAGTCCTTAAGGGGACAAGTGAATCGGTGGCCGGTCAGATAATTGACCTGTCCCGGGATAAAACAGGTCGGAATGATCCCTGTCCCTGTGGGAGTGGGAAGAAATATAAGAACTGCTGCGGCTGA